One Mangifera indica cultivar Alphonso chromosome 4, CATAS_Mindica_2.1, whole genome shotgun sequence genomic region harbors:
- the LOC123213886 gene encoding LEAF RUST 10 DISEASE-RESISTANCE LOCUS RECEPTOR-LIKE PROTEIN KINASE-like 2.5, producing the protein MGRRESTNSSNIMFSVLFFLFIGVQQAACSSSCGDIKDIRPPFWLKANPSDVGDPDFKLTCESNKTILHYRSGKYYVNEIFYDDQTVNVVDVEFANRNCGALPSQPLSITEISDLYIEISDLFHNKKRLRLTVASLSYRREPNKYYRVAQFLNCPWNFSHPSYIKVPCLSGNQSHVYVFFNGSLEAINRHPSCSFISRIPMRLPLQTNPDYENIQKFLQLGFDLLWVEPDCFPHNEIFHQFRFIGSVVELYCSKKSFADYRFFLLVFVFQPLFAVVNLPGIVRPDSVIMWLYSEIDALLGSFLLGSLIVRLILAPVVLLVYIFIKYKKTRKTVDTVEKFLHNQQSWMPKRHSYCEITAMTNGFSYELGQGGFGSVYRGQLHNGCFIAVKVLKKSKFSAEEFINEVSTIGRIHHVNIVQLLGFCSEGPNRALVYEYMPNGSLDKHIFSKGGKGKSFTWKKLHEIAIATTGAIEYLHGGCDVCILHFDIKPHNILLDHNFIPKVSDFGLAKFHPKENDFVSISVTRGTIGYIAPELISRNFGVISCKSDVYSFGMLLLEMVGGRKNSFSMETRSSKAYFPSWVYDQLKKGGDLELEDLAENEIGIARKLCIIGLWCIQVNAANRPSITKVREMLEGSIDDLQMPPKPFFSSSQHGSVKDEILIELDSASSLELLLLESMEGSLYIDGNV; encoded by the exons ATGGGAAGAAGGGAATcaacaaattcatcaaacattATGTTTTCTGTGTTGTTCTTTCTATTCATTGGTGTACAACAAGCTGCATGTTCTTCTTCATGTGGAGACATCAAAGATATACGACCCCCGTTCTGGCTAAAGGCCAATCCATCGGACGTCGGTGATCCTGACTTCAAACTTACTTGCGAGAGCAACAAAACCATCCTACACTACCGTTCTGGAAAATACTAtgtgaatgaaattttttatgatgatcaGACAGttaatgttgttgatgttgaatTCGCCAATCGAAACTGTGGCGCCCTTCCATCTCAACCTCTTTCAATCACTGAAATTTCCGACCTTTATATTGAAATTTCCGACCTTTTTCACAACAAAAAAAGACTTCGATTAACAGTAGCATCTCTTTCGTATAGAAGAGAACCAAATAAGTACTACAGAGTAGCCCAGTTTCTGAATTGCCCTTGGAATTTCAGTCATCCCTCGTACATAAAAGTTCCTTGTTTGAGTGGAAACCAGTCTCATGTTTATGTCTTCTTTAATGGTAGCTTAGAAGCAATCAATCGTCACCCTTCATGCTCCTTCATTTCACGTATTCCTATGCGTCTTCCTCTTCAGACAAATCCTGACTATGAAAACATCCAGAAATTTCTTCAGTTAGGGTTTGATCTTCTGTGGGTAGAACCGGATTGTTTTCCACATAATGAAATATTCCACCAATTTCGGTTTATCGGATCTGTAGTTGAACTCTATTGCTCTAAAA AGAGTTTTGCTGACTATCGGTTCTTTTTACTGGTTTTCGTGTTTCAACCCTTATTCGCAGTAGTTAACTTACCTG GCATTGTTCGTCCCGATTCGGTTATTATGTGGCTCTATAGCGAAATTGATGCACTCCTTGGAAGCTTTCTGTTGG GTTCTCTTATCGTCAGATTAATCCTTGCTCCGGTGGTTTTACTTGTGTATATTTTCATCAAGTATAAAAAAACACGGAAAACGGTGGATACCGTAGAAAAATTTCTTCACAATCAACAATCCTGGATGCCTAAAAGGCATTCCTATTGTGAGATAACTGCAATGACAAACGGTTTCAGCTATGAATTAGGCCAAGGTGGTTTCGGATCGGTTTACAGGGGGCAGCTTCATAATGGTTGTTTCATTGCTGTTAAGGTGCTAAAGAAATCCAAATTTAGTGCAGAAGAATTCATCAATGAAGTCTCTACAATCGGTAGAATTCACCATGTCAATATTGTGCAATTATTGGGATTTTGTTCAGAAGGACCAAATCGTGCTCTTGTGTACGAGTATATGCCTAATGGATCTCTTGATAAGCACATTTTCTCAAAAGGAGGTAAAGGAAAGTCATTTACTTGGAAGAAACTCCATGAAATAGCTATAGCAACAACTGGAGCGATTGAATATCTACATGGAGGATGTGATGTTTGTATTCTTCATTTCGATATTAAGCCTCATAATATCTTGCTTGACCACAATTTCATTCCAAAAGTTTCTGATTTTGGCCTTGCAAAATTTCATCCAAAGGAAAATGATTTTGTGTCCATTAGCGTTACAAGAGGAACAATAGGATATATAGCTCCTGAGTtaatttcaagaaattttggGGTTATTTCTTGTAAGtcagatgtttatagttttggaatGTTATTGTTAGAAATGGTTGGAGGGAGAAAGAATTCTTTTTCAATGGAAACTCGTTCAAGCAAAGCATACTTCCCATCTTGGGTATATGACCAACTAAAGAAGGGAGGAGATTTAGAGCTCGAAGATCTGGCTGAAAATGAAATTGGGATTGCAAGAAAATTGTGCATAATTGGGTTGTGGTGCATACAAGTGAATGCAGCAAATCGTCCATCAATTACCAAAGTAAGAGAAATGTTAGAAGGAAGCATTGATGATCTACAGATGCCTCCTaaacctttcttttcttcttctcaacaTGGCTCTGTAAAGGATgagattttaattgaattagatTCAGCAAGTTCATTGGAGCTATTGTTGTTAGAATCAATGGAAGGAAGCTTGTATATTGATGGcaatgtttag
- the LOC123213610 gene encoding vacuolar-sorting protein BRO1-like, which produces MITFLWYDAFKTKQKASQQNIHLEKAAVLFKFGQIGLLFDRATVEGRQEASHTFIAVAGAFAHLRDNASTKVSKGSSTTVDVSLKGGGMLEKLMLAQTQESVFENTIAKRSTRGVCAKISRHCSSPTSLAFFLLSAL; this is translated from the exons ATGATTACGTTTTTGTGGTATGATGCGTTTAAGACCAAGCAGAAGGCCAGTCAACAGAACATTCATCTAGAGAAGGCGGCAGTGCTGTTTAAATTTGGGCAGATTGGGTTGTTGTTTGATCGCGCCACCGTGGAGGGGCGGCAGGAGGCATCGCACACGTTCATTGCGGTGGCCGGAGCATTTGCTCATTTGAGAGATAATGCGTCCACGAAGGTGAGTAAGGGGAGCTCCACGACGGTGGATGTCAGCCTCAAGGGTGGCGGAATGTTGGAGAAGTTGATGCTGGCCCAAACTCAAGAGTCTGTGTTTGAGAATACGATTGCTAAAAGGAGTACGCGTGGTGTTTGCGCTAAAATTTCTAGACAT tGTTCGTCGCCGACATCTCTGGCATTTTTCTTGTTG AGTGCGCTTTAA
- the LOC123213897 gene encoding rust resistance kinase Lr10-like, with product MFLVLSMILFLLPPYSGAENGDEFCPPTSCSPDGPEIRYPFRLKTQPLFCGDEGFELSCSNNKTLLRLPSSGDYYVQEIGYHFGSITIMDVQETACTIQSLLASNLNNSRFYVPYLEESTLFNCTNRIQNTRSYYNVVGPISCLSYDRNFVYVMPSYEYSDQILPLNCRKYKTVESSIDLFSADATGGTSTNPAIEIGWKPHKECNKCEGSGHYCWFKTTSNSVMCCKRDNPKFCFSHHSPIKKIVLSIAVSIGGSTLLALVILIVYKSWKSENEKEAQLKVDKFLEDYKTLNPARYSYSDLKKITGKFKQRLGQGGYGSVFKGKFSNGIPVAVKMLEHSKENGEEFINEVATIGRIHHFNIVRLLGFCSEGTRRALIYEFMPNGSLEKFLFSRENESAQRPLSWEKLQNIAIGIARGVEYLHQGCNQRILHFDIKPHNILLDHNFRPKISDFGLDKLCSKEQSVITMTAARGTAGYIAPELFSRNFGDVSYKSDVFSYGMMLLEMVGCRKNIDLTIENQSQIYFPEWIFNKLSQGKELHLEFVEDEDEEIAKKLAIVGLWCIQWNPIERPSMPKVLQMLEGDLQSLEMPPKPFVSSNVEIGAN from the exons atgTTCCTTGTACTGAGTATGATCCTCTTCCTTCTCCCACCTTACTCAGGCGCTGAGAATGGTGATGAATTCTGTCCCCCAACAAGTTGCAGCCCAGACGGACCAGAAATTAGATATCCCTTCCGACTCAAAACTCAACCACTCTTTTGTGGCGATGAAGGGTTTGAATTGTCTTGCTCAAACAACAAGACATTGTTGCGCCTTCCTTCCTCAGGCGATTACTATGTGCAAGAAATTGGATATCATTTTGGCTCGATTACCATTATGGATGTGCAGGAGACGGCATGCACAATACAAAGTCTTCTAGCCTCTAACCTCAATAACTCCAGATTCTATGTTCCCTATCTGGAAGAAAGCACATTATTCAACTGCACCAACAGGATTCAAAACACCAGAAGTTATTACAATGTAGTTGGACCTATTAGTTGCCTCAGTTATGatagaaattttgtttatgtaatgCCTTCATACGAATATTCAGATCAAATTCTGCCCTTAAattgtagaaaatataaaacGGTTGAAAGTTCTATAGATTTGTTTTCGGCGGATGCTACTGGAGGGACTTCCACAAATCCAGCAATCGAAATAGGATGGAAACCTCATAAAGAATGCAATAAATGCGAAGGTTCAGGACACTACTGCTGGTTCAAGACTACAAGCAATTCTGTAATGTGTTGCAAACGTGACAATCCAAAATTCTGTTTCAGCCATC ATTCtcccataaaaaaaattgtattgtcCATAGCCGTAAGTATTGGAGGGAGTACATTACTTGCGTTAGTGATACTGATTGTTTACAAATCATGGAAATCTGAGAATGAAAAAGAGGCTCAACTTAAAGTGGACAAGTTCTTGGAAGACTACAAGACTCTTAATCCAGCCAGATATTCTTACAGTGACCTTAAGAAAATTACGGGTAAATTTAAACAGAGACTCGGCCAAGGGGGTTATGGAAGTGTCTTCAAAGGAAAATTTTCCAATGGAATTCCAGTTGCGGTTAAGATGTTGGaacattcaaaagaaaatggagAAGAGTTCATCAATGAAGTGGCCACTATAGGAAGGATACACCATTTTAACATTGTTCGTCTTCTAGGATTTTGCTCAGAAGGAACACGACGTGCTCTTATCTATGAATTTATGCCAAATGGATCGCTTGAGAAGTTTCTATTCTCAAGGGAAAACGAGTCAGCTCAGCGTCCATTAAGTTGGGAAAAGCTGCAAAACATTGCAATTGGCATTGCCCGTGGAGTCGAGTACTTGCACCAAGGATGCAACCAAAGGATCCTTCACTTTGACATCAAGCCTCACAACATATTACTTGACCACAATTTTAGGCCAAAGATTTCAGATTTCGGTCTTGACAAGCTCTGCTCAAAGGAACAAAGTGTTATAACAATGACCGCGGCTAGAGGAACTGCTGGCTACATTGCTCCGGAGCTTTTCTCGAGAAATTTTGGAGATGTTTCTTACAAATCAGATGTGTTTAGTTATGGAATGATGTTGTTAGAGATGGTTGGCTGTCGGAAGAATATTGATCTTACAATTGAAAATCAGAGCCAAATTTACTTTCCAGAGTGGATATTCAACAAATTGAGCCAAGGAAAAGAACTTCATCTTGAatttgttgaagatgaagatgaggaaatTGCCAAGAAGCTTGCAATAGTGGGACTCTGGTGCATTCAATGGAATCCAATAGAGAGACCTTCCATGCCAAAGGTATTACAGATGCTTGAAGGTGATTTACAAAGCTTGGAGATGCCTCCAAAGCCCTTTGTTTCTTCAAATGTTGAAATTGGTGCAAACTGA